The proteins below come from a single Orcinus orca chromosome 6, mOrcOrc1.1, whole genome shotgun sequence genomic window:
- the PIGO gene encoding GPI ethanolamine phosphate transferase 3 isoform X1, translating into MRKISVLLFLAWVGFLFYAGIALFTSGFLLTRLELTNHSSCQEPPGPGSLPWGSRGEPGACWMASRFSRLVLVLIDALRFDFAQPQLSHVSGEPPISLPFLGKLGFLQRILEIQPHHARLYQSKVDPPTTTMQRLKALTTGSLPTFIDAGSNFASYAIAEDNLVKQLTSTGRRVVFMGDETWNDLFPGAFSQAFFFPSFDVRDLHTVDNGILEHLYPIMDSGEWDVLITHFLGVDHCGHKHGPHHPEMAKKLSQMDQVIQGLVERLENDTLLVVTGDHGMTTSGNHGGDSELETSAALFLYSPTALFPSAPPEEPEVIPQISLVPTLALLLGLPIPFGNIGEVIAEVFSEVEDSQPHSSTLAQASALHLNAQQVSRFLHTYSTAAQDLQVKELHRLQNLFSKASADYQRLLQSPQGAEAALQTVITELQQFLRGVRAMCIESWARFSLVRMAGGAALLAATCFLCLLVSQWAASPGFYFRPLLIPMAWGLTGALVCAGLLATTGLKLDSVVLGAMAAVGSLLPFLWKAWASWGAKRPLAALLPMPGPVLLLLLIRFAGFFSDSFVIAEARAAPFLLISLILLLVAQLHWEGKLLPPKLLTIPRLGFLTPAGPPRHNGTHALGLGVGLLLCIRLAGLFHRCPEETPACSSSPWLSPLASMVGGRAKNVWYGACVGALAALLAAVRLWLRRYGNLKSPEPPVLFVRWGLPLMGLGTAAYWALASGADEAPPRLRALVAGASVMLPRAVAGLAASGLMLLLWRPVTVLVKAAAGAPRTRTVLTPFSGPPTSQADLDYVVPQIYRHMQEEFRGRLERTKSQGPLTVAAYQLGSVYSAAMVTALTLLAFPLLLLHAERISLVFLLLFLQSFLLLHLLAAGIPITTPGPFTVPWQAVSAWAFMATQTFYSTGHQPVFPAIHWHAAFVGVPEGHDFTWLSALLVGTNTFASHILFAVGCPLLLLWPFLCESQGPRKRRQPPGNEAEARVRPEEEEEPLMEMRLRDAPHHFNAALLQLGLKYLFVLGIQILACALAASILRRHLMVWKVFAPKFIFEAVGFIVSSVGLCLGIALVMRVDGAVSSWFRQLVLAQQKAGEQSSLVYTGAGSSAREAQSHLLPPCSQDLLASGTSLFYNSKS; encoded by the exons ATGCGGAAGATCTCAGTGCTGCTCTTCCTGGCCTGGGTGGGCTTCCTCTTCTACGCCGGCATTGCTCTCTTCACCAGTGGCTTCCTGCTCACCCGTTTGGAGCTCACCAACCATAGCAGCTGCCAAGAGCCCCCAGGCCCTGGGTCCCTCCCATGGGGGAGCCGAGGGGAGCCCGGGGCCTGCTGGATGGCTTCCCGATTCTCCCGACTTGTGTTGGTGCTCATAGACGCTCTGCGATTTGACTTTGCTCAGCCCCAGCTCTCACATGTTTCTGGGGAGCCTCCCATCTCCCTGCCCTTCCTGGGCAAACTGGGCTTCTTGCAGAGGATCCTGGAAATTCAGCCCCACCATGCCAGGCTCTACCAGTCCAAGGTTGACCCCCCGACCACCACCATGCAGCGCCTCAAGGCCCTCACCACCGGCTCACTGCCTACCTTTATTGACGCTGGCAGTAATTTTGCCAGCTACGCCATAGCGGAAGACAATCTCGTTAAGCAGCTTACGAGTACAG GAAGGCGTGTGGTCTTCATGGGAGATGAAACCTGGAACGATCTTTTTCCTGGAGCTTTCTCCCAAGCTTTCTTTTTCCCGTCCTTCGATGTTAGAGACCTACACACAGTGGACAATGGTATCCTGGAACACCTCTACCCAATCA TGGACAGTGGTGAATGGGATGTGCTGATTACTCACTTCCTGGGTGTGGATCACTGTGGCCACAAGCATGGCCCTCATCATCCTGAAATGGCCAAGAAACTTAGCCAAATGGACCAGGTGATCCA GGGACTCGTGGAGCGTCTGGAGAATGACACGCTGCTGGTAGTGACTGGGGACCATGGGATGACCACGAGTGGGAACCATGGAGGGGACAGTGAGCTGGAGACCTCAGCTGCACTTTTTCTGTATAGTCCCACAGCCCTCTTCCCCAGCGCCCCACCAGAG GAGCCAGAGGTAATTCCTCAAATCAGCCTTGTGCCTACGCTGGCCCTGCTGTTGGGCCTGCCCATCCCATTTGGGAACATCGGGGAGGTGATAGCTGAGGTCTTCTCGGAGGTCGAAGACTCCCAGCCTCACTCTTCTACTCtggcccaagcctcagctctccatctcaatgccCAGCAG GTGTCCCGATTTCTTCACACCTACTCAACTGCTGCTCAGGACCTCCAAGTTAAGGAGCTTCATCGACTGCAGAACCTCTTCTCCAAAGCTTCTGCTGACTACCAGCGGCTTCTGCAGAGCCCCCAGGGGGCTGAGGCAGCACTACAGACTGTGATTACTGAGCTGCAGCAGTTCCTGCGGGGAGTTCGGGCCATGTGCATTGAGTCTTGGGCTCGTTTTTCTCTGGTCCGCATGGCAGGGGGTGCTGCTCTCTTGGCTGCTACCTGCTTTCTTTGCCTACTGGTATCCCAGTGGGCAGCATCCCCAGGCTTCTATTTCCGCCCTCTCCTAATACCCATGGCCTGGGGTTTGACTGGAGCCTTAGTGTGTGCTGGACTCCTGGCAACTACTGGGCTGAAGCTGGATTCAGTGGTTCTAGGGGCCATGGCTGCAGTGGGCTCACTTCTGCCTTTTCTGTGGAAAGCCTGGGCTAGCTGGGGAGCTAAGAGGCCCCTGGCAGCCCTGCTTCCCATGCCTGGGCCTGTCCTGTTACTCCTGCTCATTCGCTTTGCTggtttcttctctgatagctttGTTATAGCCGAGGCCAGGGCCGCCCCCTTCCTTTTGATCTCACTTATCTTGCTCCTGGTTGCCCAGCTTCACTGGGAGGGCAAGCTGCTGCCACCTAAGCTACTCACAATACCTCGCCTTGGCTTTCTGACCCCAGCAGGCCCCCCACGTCACAATGGCACGCATGCCCTGGGGCTTGGAGTTGGGTTGCTTTTATGTATAAGGCTAGCTGGGCTTTTTCATCGCTGCCCTGAAGAGACGCCTGCTTGCAGCTCCTCTCCCTGGCTGAGTCCCCTGGCATCCATGGTGGGTGGTCGAGCCAAGAATGTGTGGTATGGAGCTTGTGTGGGGGCGCTGGCGGCCCTGTTAGCTGCCGTGCGCCTGTGGCTTCGCCGCTATGGTAATCTCAAGAGTCCTGAGCCCCCTGTGCTCTTTGTGCGCTGGGGGCTGCCGCTGATGGGACTAGGCACTGCCGCCTACTGGGCCTTGGCATCAGGGGCGGATGAAGCACCCCCACGTCTCCGGGCCCTGGTCGCTGGGGCATCAGTTATGTTACCTAGGGCTGTGGCCGGGTTGGCTGCTTCAGGGCTCATGCTGCTGCTCTGGAGGCCTGTGACGGTGCTGGTGAAAGCTGCAGCGGGTGCTCCACGGACCAGGACTGTCCTCACTCCCTTCTCAGGCCCCCCCACTTCTCAGGCTGACCTGGATTATGTGGTTCCTCAAATCTACCGACACATGCAGGAGGAGTTCCGGGGCCGGCTAGAGAGGACCAAATCTCAGGGCCCCCTGACGGTGGCTGCCTATCAGTTGGGGAGTGTCTACTCGGCTGCTATGGTCACGGCCCTCACCCTCTTGGCCTTTCCACTTCTGCTATTGCATGCAGAGCGCATTAGCCTTGTGTTCCTGCTTCTGTTTCTGCAGAGCTTCCTTCTCCTGCATCTGCTTGCTGCTGGGATACCCATCACCACCCCTG GTCCTTTTACTGTGCCTTGGCAGGCAGTTTCTGCTTGGGCCTTCATGGCAACACAGACCTTCTATTCCACGGGTCACCAGCCCGTCTTTCCAGCTATCCATTGGCATGCTGCCTTCGTGGGAGTCCCAGAGGGCCATGACTTTACCTGGCTGTCTGCTTTGCTGGTGGGAACCAACACCTTTGCCTCCCATATCCTCTTTGCAG TAGGTTGCCCATTGCTCCTGCTCTGGCCCTTTCTCTGTGAGAGTCAAGGGCCCCGGAAGAGGCGGCAGCCCCCAGGGAATGAAGCTGAGGCCAGAGTCAGgcctgaggaggaggaggagccacTGATGGAGATGCGGCTCCGGGACGCGCCTCACCACTTCAATGCAGCGCTGCTGCAGCTGGGCCTCAAGTACCTCTTTGTCCTTGGTATTCAG ATTTTGGCCTGTGCCTTGGCAGCCTCCATCCTCCGCAGGCATCTCATGGTCTGGAAGGTGTTTGCCCCCAA GTTCATTTTTGAGGCCGTGGGCTTCATTGTGAGCAGCGTGGGACTTTGCCTGGGCATAGCTTTGGTGATGCGAGTGGATGGTGCTGTGAGCTCCTGGTTCAGGCAGTTAGTTCTGGCCCAGCAGAAGGCTGGAGAACAATCAAGCCTGGTCTATACGGGTGCTGGATCATCTGCAAGAGAGGCTCAGTCACACCTCTTACCACCATGCAGCCAGGATCTACTGGCATCTGGgacttcattattttataattcaaaatCATAG
- the PIGO gene encoding GPI ethanolamine phosphate transferase 3 isoform X3 has protein sequence MRKISVLLFLAWVGFLFYAGIALFTSGFLLTRLELTNHSSCQEPPGPGSLPWGSRGEPGACWMASRFSRLVLVLIDALRFDFAQPQLSHVSGEPPISLPFLGKLGFLQRILEIQPHHARLYQSKVDPPTTTMQRLKALTTGSLPTFIDAGSNFASYAIAEDNLVKQLTSTVDSGEWDVLITHFLGVDHCGHKHGPHHPEMAKKLSQMDQVIQGLVERLENDTLLVVTGDHGMTTSGNHGGDSELETSAALFLYSPTALFPSAPPEEPEVIPQISLVPTLALLLGLPIPFGNIGEVIAEVFSEVEDSQPHSSTLAQASALHLNAQQVSRFLHTYSTAAQDLQVKELHRLQNLFSKASADYQRLLQSPQGAEAALQTVITELQQFLRGVRAMCIESWARFSLVRMAGGAALLAATCFLCLLVSQWAASPGFYFRPLLIPMAWGLTGALVCAGLLATTGLKLDSVVLGAMAAVGSLLPFLWKAWASWGAKRPLAALLPMPGPVLLLLLIRFAGFFSDSFVIAEARAAPFLLISLILLLVAQLHWEGKLLPPKLLTIPRLGFLTPAGPPRHNGTHALGLGVGLLLCIRLAGLFHRCPEETPACSSSPWLSPLASMVGGRAKNVWYGACVGALAALLAAVRLWLRRYGNLKSPEPPVLFVRWGLPLMGLGTAAYWALASGADEAPPRLRALVAGASVMLPRAVAGLAASGLMLLLWRPVTVLVKAAAGAPRTRTVLTPFSGPPTSQADLDYVVPQIYRHMQEEFRGRLERTKSQGPLTVAAYQLGSVYSAAMVTALTLLAFPLLLLHAERISLVFLLLFLQSFLLLHLLAAGIPITTPGPFTVPWQAVSAWAFMATQTFYSTGHQPVFPAIHWHAAFVGVPEGHDFTWLSALLVGTNTFASHILFAVGCPLLLLWPFLCESQGPRKRRQPPGNEAEARVRPEEEEEPLMEMRLRDAPHHFNAALLQLGLKYLFVLGIQILACALAASILRRHLMVWKVFAPKFIFEAVGFIVSSVGLCLGIALVMRVDGAVSSWFRQLVLAQQKAGEQSSLVYTGAGSSAREAQSHLLPPCSQDLLASGTSLFYNSKS, from the exons ATGCGGAAGATCTCAGTGCTGCTCTTCCTGGCCTGGGTGGGCTTCCTCTTCTACGCCGGCATTGCTCTCTTCACCAGTGGCTTCCTGCTCACCCGTTTGGAGCTCACCAACCATAGCAGCTGCCAAGAGCCCCCAGGCCCTGGGTCCCTCCCATGGGGGAGCCGAGGGGAGCCCGGGGCCTGCTGGATGGCTTCCCGATTCTCCCGACTTGTGTTGGTGCTCATAGACGCTCTGCGATTTGACTTTGCTCAGCCCCAGCTCTCACATGTTTCTGGGGAGCCTCCCATCTCCCTGCCCTTCCTGGGCAAACTGGGCTTCTTGCAGAGGATCCTGGAAATTCAGCCCCACCATGCCAGGCTCTACCAGTCCAAGGTTGACCCCCCGACCACCACCATGCAGCGCCTCAAGGCCCTCACCACCGGCTCACTGCCTACCTTTATTGACGCTGGCAGTAATTTTGCCAGCTACGCCATAGCGGAAGACAATCTCGTTAAGCAGCTTACGAGTACAG TGGACAGTGGTGAATGGGATGTGCTGATTACTCACTTCCTGGGTGTGGATCACTGTGGCCACAAGCATGGCCCTCATCATCCTGAAATGGCCAAGAAACTTAGCCAAATGGACCAGGTGATCCA GGGACTCGTGGAGCGTCTGGAGAATGACACGCTGCTGGTAGTGACTGGGGACCATGGGATGACCACGAGTGGGAACCATGGAGGGGACAGTGAGCTGGAGACCTCAGCTGCACTTTTTCTGTATAGTCCCACAGCCCTCTTCCCCAGCGCCCCACCAGAG GAGCCAGAGGTAATTCCTCAAATCAGCCTTGTGCCTACGCTGGCCCTGCTGTTGGGCCTGCCCATCCCATTTGGGAACATCGGGGAGGTGATAGCTGAGGTCTTCTCGGAGGTCGAAGACTCCCAGCCTCACTCTTCTACTCtggcccaagcctcagctctccatctcaatgccCAGCAG GTGTCCCGATTTCTTCACACCTACTCAACTGCTGCTCAGGACCTCCAAGTTAAGGAGCTTCATCGACTGCAGAACCTCTTCTCCAAAGCTTCTGCTGACTACCAGCGGCTTCTGCAGAGCCCCCAGGGGGCTGAGGCAGCACTACAGACTGTGATTACTGAGCTGCAGCAGTTCCTGCGGGGAGTTCGGGCCATGTGCATTGAGTCTTGGGCTCGTTTTTCTCTGGTCCGCATGGCAGGGGGTGCTGCTCTCTTGGCTGCTACCTGCTTTCTTTGCCTACTGGTATCCCAGTGGGCAGCATCCCCAGGCTTCTATTTCCGCCCTCTCCTAATACCCATGGCCTGGGGTTTGACTGGAGCCTTAGTGTGTGCTGGACTCCTGGCAACTACTGGGCTGAAGCTGGATTCAGTGGTTCTAGGGGCCATGGCTGCAGTGGGCTCACTTCTGCCTTTTCTGTGGAAAGCCTGGGCTAGCTGGGGAGCTAAGAGGCCCCTGGCAGCCCTGCTTCCCATGCCTGGGCCTGTCCTGTTACTCCTGCTCATTCGCTTTGCTggtttcttctctgatagctttGTTATAGCCGAGGCCAGGGCCGCCCCCTTCCTTTTGATCTCACTTATCTTGCTCCTGGTTGCCCAGCTTCACTGGGAGGGCAAGCTGCTGCCACCTAAGCTACTCACAATACCTCGCCTTGGCTTTCTGACCCCAGCAGGCCCCCCACGTCACAATGGCACGCATGCCCTGGGGCTTGGAGTTGGGTTGCTTTTATGTATAAGGCTAGCTGGGCTTTTTCATCGCTGCCCTGAAGAGACGCCTGCTTGCAGCTCCTCTCCCTGGCTGAGTCCCCTGGCATCCATGGTGGGTGGTCGAGCCAAGAATGTGTGGTATGGAGCTTGTGTGGGGGCGCTGGCGGCCCTGTTAGCTGCCGTGCGCCTGTGGCTTCGCCGCTATGGTAATCTCAAGAGTCCTGAGCCCCCTGTGCTCTTTGTGCGCTGGGGGCTGCCGCTGATGGGACTAGGCACTGCCGCCTACTGGGCCTTGGCATCAGGGGCGGATGAAGCACCCCCACGTCTCCGGGCCCTGGTCGCTGGGGCATCAGTTATGTTACCTAGGGCTGTGGCCGGGTTGGCTGCTTCAGGGCTCATGCTGCTGCTCTGGAGGCCTGTGACGGTGCTGGTGAAAGCTGCAGCGGGTGCTCCACGGACCAGGACTGTCCTCACTCCCTTCTCAGGCCCCCCCACTTCTCAGGCTGACCTGGATTATGTGGTTCCTCAAATCTACCGACACATGCAGGAGGAGTTCCGGGGCCGGCTAGAGAGGACCAAATCTCAGGGCCCCCTGACGGTGGCTGCCTATCAGTTGGGGAGTGTCTACTCGGCTGCTATGGTCACGGCCCTCACCCTCTTGGCCTTTCCACTTCTGCTATTGCATGCAGAGCGCATTAGCCTTGTGTTCCTGCTTCTGTTTCTGCAGAGCTTCCTTCTCCTGCATCTGCTTGCTGCTGGGATACCCATCACCACCCCTG GTCCTTTTACTGTGCCTTGGCAGGCAGTTTCTGCTTGGGCCTTCATGGCAACACAGACCTTCTATTCCACGGGTCACCAGCCCGTCTTTCCAGCTATCCATTGGCATGCTGCCTTCGTGGGAGTCCCAGAGGGCCATGACTTTACCTGGCTGTCTGCTTTGCTGGTGGGAACCAACACCTTTGCCTCCCATATCCTCTTTGCAG TAGGTTGCCCATTGCTCCTGCTCTGGCCCTTTCTCTGTGAGAGTCAAGGGCCCCGGAAGAGGCGGCAGCCCCCAGGGAATGAAGCTGAGGCCAGAGTCAGgcctgaggaggaggaggagccacTGATGGAGATGCGGCTCCGGGACGCGCCTCACCACTTCAATGCAGCGCTGCTGCAGCTGGGCCTCAAGTACCTCTTTGTCCTTGGTATTCAG ATTTTGGCCTGTGCCTTGGCAGCCTCCATCCTCCGCAGGCATCTCATGGTCTGGAAGGTGTTTGCCCCCAA GTTCATTTTTGAGGCCGTGGGCTTCATTGTGAGCAGCGTGGGACTTTGCCTGGGCATAGCTTTGGTGATGCGAGTGGATGGTGCTGTGAGCTCCTGGTTCAGGCAGTTAGTTCTGGCCCAGCAGAAGGCTGGAGAACAATCAAGCCTGGTCTATACGGGTGCTGGATCATCTGCAAGAGAGGCTCAGTCACACCTCTTACCACCATGCAGCCAGGATCTACTGGCATCTGGgacttcattattttataattcaaaatCATAG
- the PIGO gene encoding GPI ethanolamine phosphate transferase 3 isoform X4, protein MRKISVLLFLAWVGFLFYAGIALFTSGFLLTRLELTNHSSCQEPPGPGSLPWGSRGEPGACWMASRFSRLVLVLIDALRFDFAQPQLSHVSGEPPISLPFLGKLGFLQRILEIQPHHARLYQSKVDPPTTTMQRLKALTTGSLPTFIDAGSNFASYAIAEDNLVKQLTSTGRRVVFMGDETWNDLFPGAFSQAFFFPSFDVRDLHTVDNGILEHLYPIMDSGEWDVLITHFLGVDHCGHKHGPHHPEMAKKLSQMDQVIQGLVERLENDTLLVVTGDHGMTTSGNHGGDSELETSAALFLYSPTALFPSAPPEVSRFLHTYSTAAQDLQVKELHRLQNLFSKASADYQRLLQSPQGAEAALQTVITELQQFLRGVRAMCIESWARFSLVRMAGGAALLAATCFLCLLVSQWAASPGFYFRPLLIPMAWGLTGALVCAGLLATTGLKLDSVVLGAMAAVGSLLPFLWKAWASWGAKRPLAALLPMPGPVLLLLLIRFAGFFSDSFVIAEARAAPFLLISLILLLVAQLHWEGKLLPPKLLTIPRLGFLTPAGPPRHNGTHALGLGVGLLLCIRLAGLFHRCPEETPACSSSPWLSPLASMVGGRAKNVWYGACVGALAALLAAVRLWLRRYGNLKSPEPPVLFVRWGLPLMGLGTAAYWALASGADEAPPRLRALVAGASVMLPRAVAGLAASGLMLLLWRPVTVLVKAAAGAPRTRTVLTPFSGPPTSQADLDYVVPQIYRHMQEEFRGRLERTKSQGPLTVAAYQLGSVYSAAMVTALTLLAFPLLLLHAERISLVFLLLFLQSFLLLHLLAAGIPITTPGPFTVPWQAVSAWAFMATQTFYSTGHQPVFPAIHWHAAFVGVPEGHDFTWLSALLVGTNTFASHILFAVGCPLLLLWPFLCESQGPRKRRQPPGNEAEARVRPEEEEEPLMEMRLRDAPHHFNAALLQLGLKYLFVLGIQILACALAASILRRHLMVWKVFAPKFIFEAVGFIVSSVGLCLGIALVMRVDGAVSSWFRQLVLAQQKAGEQSSLVYTGAGSSAREAQSHLLPPCSQDLLASGTSLFYNSKS, encoded by the exons ATGCGGAAGATCTCAGTGCTGCTCTTCCTGGCCTGGGTGGGCTTCCTCTTCTACGCCGGCATTGCTCTCTTCACCAGTGGCTTCCTGCTCACCCGTTTGGAGCTCACCAACCATAGCAGCTGCCAAGAGCCCCCAGGCCCTGGGTCCCTCCCATGGGGGAGCCGAGGGGAGCCCGGGGCCTGCTGGATGGCTTCCCGATTCTCCCGACTTGTGTTGGTGCTCATAGACGCTCTGCGATTTGACTTTGCTCAGCCCCAGCTCTCACATGTTTCTGGGGAGCCTCCCATCTCCCTGCCCTTCCTGGGCAAACTGGGCTTCTTGCAGAGGATCCTGGAAATTCAGCCCCACCATGCCAGGCTCTACCAGTCCAAGGTTGACCCCCCGACCACCACCATGCAGCGCCTCAAGGCCCTCACCACCGGCTCACTGCCTACCTTTATTGACGCTGGCAGTAATTTTGCCAGCTACGCCATAGCGGAAGACAATCTCGTTAAGCAGCTTACGAGTACAG GAAGGCGTGTGGTCTTCATGGGAGATGAAACCTGGAACGATCTTTTTCCTGGAGCTTTCTCCCAAGCTTTCTTTTTCCCGTCCTTCGATGTTAGAGACCTACACACAGTGGACAATGGTATCCTGGAACACCTCTACCCAATCA TGGACAGTGGTGAATGGGATGTGCTGATTACTCACTTCCTGGGTGTGGATCACTGTGGCCACAAGCATGGCCCTCATCATCCTGAAATGGCCAAGAAACTTAGCCAAATGGACCAGGTGATCCA GGGACTCGTGGAGCGTCTGGAGAATGACACGCTGCTGGTAGTGACTGGGGACCATGGGATGACCACGAGTGGGAACCATGGAGGGGACAGTGAGCTGGAGACCTCAGCTGCACTTTTTCTGTATAGTCCCACAGCCCTCTTCCCCAGCGCCCCACCAGAG GTGTCCCGATTTCTTCACACCTACTCAACTGCTGCTCAGGACCTCCAAGTTAAGGAGCTTCATCGACTGCAGAACCTCTTCTCCAAAGCTTCTGCTGACTACCAGCGGCTTCTGCAGAGCCCCCAGGGGGCTGAGGCAGCACTACAGACTGTGATTACTGAGCTGCAGCAGTTCCTGCGGGGAGTTCGGGCCATGTGCATTGAGTCTTGGGCTCGTTTTTCTCTGGTCCGCATGGCAGGGGGTGCTGCTCTCTTGGCTGCTACCTGCTTTCTTTGCCTACTGGTATCCCAGTGGGCAGCATCCCCAGGCTTCTATTTCCGCCCTCTCCTAATACCCATGGCCTGGGGTTTGACTGGAGCCTTAGTGTGTGCTGGACTCCTGGCAACTACTGGGCTGAAGCTGGATTCAGTGGTTCTAGGGGCCATGGCTGCAGTGGGCTCACTTCTGCCTTTTCTGTGGAAAGCCTGGGCTAGCTGGGGAGCTAAGAGGCCCCTGGCAGCCCTGCTTCCCATGCCTGGGCCTGTCCTGTTACTCCTGCTCATTCGCTTTGCTggtttcttctctgatagctttGTTATAGCCGAGGCCAGGGCCGCCCCCTTCCTTTTGATCTCACTTATCTTGCTCCTGGTTGCCCAGCTTCACTGGGAGGGCAAGCTGCTGCCACCTAAGCTACTCACAATACCTCGCCTTGGCTTTCTGACCCCAGCAGGCCCCCCACGTCACAATGGCACGCATGCCCTGGGGCTTGGAGTTGGGTTGCTTTTATGTATAAGGCTAGCTGGGCTTTTTCATCGCTGCCCTGAAGAGACGCCTGCTTGCAGCTCCTCTCCCTGGCTGAGTCCCCTGGCATCCATGGTGGGTGGTCGAGCCAAGAATGTGTGGTATGGAGCTTGTGTGGGGGCGCTGGCGGCCCTGTTAGCTGCCGTGCGCCTGTGGCTTCGCCGCTATGGTAATCTCAAGAGTCCTGAGCCCCCTGTGCTCTTTGTGCGCTGGGGGCTGCCGCTGATGGGACTAGGCACTGCCGCCTACTGGGCCTTGGCATCAGGGGCGGATGAAGCACCCCCACGTCTCCGGGCCCTGGTCGCTGGGGCATCAGTTATGTTACCTAGGGCTGTGGCCGGGTTGGCTGCTTCAGGGCTCATGCTGCTGCTCTGGAGGCCTGTGACGGTGCTGGTGAAAGCTGCAGCGGGTGCTCCACGGACCAGGACTGTCCTCACTCCCTTCTCAGGCCCCCCCACTTCTCAGGCTGACCTGGATTATGTGGTTCCTCAAATCTACCGACACATGCAGGAGGAGTTCCGGGGCCGGCTAGAGAGGACCAAATCTCAGGGCCCCCTGACGGTGGCTGCCTATCAGTTGGGGAGTGTCTACTCGGCTGCTATGGTCACGGCCCTCACCCTCTTGGCCTTTCCACTTCTGCTATTGCATGCAGAGCGCATTAGCCTTGTGTTCCTGCTTCTGTTTCTGCAGAGCTTCCTTCTCCTGCATCTGCTTGCTGCTGGGATACCCATCACCACCCCTG GTCCTTTTACTGTGCCTTGGCAGGCAGTTTCTGCTTGGGCCTTCATGGCAACACAGACCTTCTATTCCACGGGTCACCAGCCCGTCTTTCCAGCTATCCATTGGCATGCTGCCTTCGTGGGAGTCCCAGAGGGCCATGACTTTACCTGGCTGTCTGCTTTGCTGGTGGGAACCAACACCTTTGCCTCCCATATCCTCTTTGCAG TAGGTTGCCCATTGCTCCTGCTCTGGCCCTTTCTCTGTGAGAGTCAAGGGCCCCGGAAGAGGCGGCAGCCCCCAGGGAATGAAGCTGAGGCCAGAGTCAGgcctgaggaggaggaggagccacTGATGGAGATGCGGCTCCGGGACGCGCCTCACCACTTCAATGCAGCGCTGCTGCAGCTGGGCCTCAAGTACCTCTTTGTCCTTGGTATTCAG ATTTTGGCCTGTGCCTTGGCAGCCTCCATCCTCCGCAGGCATCTCATGGTCTGGAAGGTGTTTGCCCCCAA GTTCATTTTTGAGGCCGTGGGCTTCATTGTGAGCAGCGTGGGACTTTGCCTGGGCATAGCTTTGGTGATGCGAGTGGATGGTGCTGTGAGCTCCTGGTTCAGGCAGTTAGTTCTGGCCCAGCAGAAGGCTGGAGAACAATCAAGCCTGGTCTATACGGGTGCTGGATCATCTGCAAGAGAGGCTCAGTCACACCTCTTACCACCATGCAGCCAGGATCTACTGGCATCTGGgacttcattattttataattcaaaatCATAG